One stretch of Natronolimnobius baerhuensis DNA includes these proteins:
- a CDS encoding DEAD/DEAH box helicase — MATTDESGDPPKIEHPLLEPDFLERRLYQLKLAGTAANHHTLVCLPTGLGKTTVSLLVTARRLEEVGGKSVMLAPTKPLVQQHAEFYREALQIPDEEIVVFTGDVSPDDRAALWEEATVIMATPQVIENDLVGSRVSLADVTHITFDECHRATGNYAYNYIAERYHDDARQPLVTGMSASPGGDEEAILEVCENLGLQEVEVMTEDDADVAEFTHDTDVEWERIDLPEAVLEIRDALNEVIKDRLESLKELGIAASTQPDQSQKDLNRMRAELQQLINSDQSEGFEGMSIHAEVMKLRQAVTLVETQSVEALRRYFDRQRNQARSSGASKASQRMVSDPRVRESMRKAESFDELHPKYRKTRMLLAETLGLEGGERVIVFTESRDTAEALTDFLSESFDAKRFVGQGDREGSDGMTQTEQKDVLDDFRAGEFEVLVSTSVAEEGLDVPEVDLVLFYEPVPTAIRSIQRKGRTGRQSEGRVVVLMAEDTRDEAYFWISQRREKEMESELRELKGMADDLKDELDDSQQALSDFDGETGTDDESEVKVDTRQVEVDAVGDSSSGNEGVSTQPGLEDYAGDANSSDAEDDSSDVETHEPAAEGDQIAIVADQREMDATIARDLSRRDEIDITLETLEVGDYVLSDRVVVERKSVADFVDSLVGSDRSMFEQVGSMARHYSRPLVVVEGDGLYEQRDIHPNAIRGALSSLAVDFDASILRTEGEDETTELLAVIAGREQQTSDREVSVHGEKQAKTLAEQQEYVVSSIAEIGPVTARSLLEEFGTVEAIMIASEDELQAADGVGQVTAERMREVIGSDYSG; from the coding sequence ATGGCAACGACGGACGAGAGTGGGGATCCGCCCAAGATCGAGCACCCGCTCCTCGAGCCCGATTTTCTCGAGCGGCGTCTCTACCAGTTGAAACTCGCGGGCACGGCCGCGAACCACCACACGCTCGTCTGTCTTCCGACCGGACTGGGGAAGACGACCGTGAGCCTCCTCGTGACGGCCCGCCGGCTCGAGGAAGTCGGCGGAAAGTCGGTGATGCTCGCGCCGACGAAACCGCTCGTCCAGCAACACGCCGAGTTCTACCGCGAAGCCCTCCAGATCCCCGATGAGGAAATCGTCGTCTTTACTGGCGACGTGAGCCCCGACGACCGCGCTGCCCTCTGGGAGGAGGCGACGGTCATCATGGCGACCCCGCAGGTGATTGAAAACGACCTCGTCGGCAGTCGCGTCTCGCTTGCCGACGTGACCCACATCACCTTCGACGAGTGCCACCGCGCGACCGGCAACTACGCCTACAACTACATCGCCGAGCGCTACCACGACGACGCCCGCCAACCGCTCGTGACAGGCATGTCGGCCTCGCCCGGCGGCGACGAAGAGGCGATTCTCGAGGTCTGTGAAAACCTCGGCCTGCAAGAGGTCGAGGTGATGACCGAAGACGACGCCGACGTGGCCGAGTTCACCCACGACACCGACGTCGAGTGGGAGCGAATCGACCTCCCCGAAGCCGTCCTCGAGATCCGTGACGCGCTAAACGAGGTCATTAAAGACCGCCTCGAGTCGCTCAAAGAGCTAGGAATCGCTGCCTCGACGCAACCGGATCAGTCCCAGAAGGACCTCAATCGGATGCGGGCGGAACTCCAGCAACTGATCAACAGCGACCAGTCGGAAGGGTTCGAGGGAATGTCGATCCACGCCGAGGTGATGAAACTCCGCCAGGCCGTCACGCTCGTCGAAACCCAGAGCGTCGAAGCCCTTCGGCGGTACTTCGACCGCCAGCGCAACCAGGCCAGATCCTCAGGTGCGTCGAAAGCGAGCCAGCGGATGGTCTCAGATCCCCGCGTCCGCGAGTCCATGCGCAAAGCCGAAAGCTTCGACGAGCTACACCCCAAATACCGCAAAACGCGGATGCTCCTTGCGGAGACGCTCGGCCTCGAGGGTGGCGAGCGCGTGATCGTTTTTACCGAATCGCGCGACACTGCAGAAGCGCTCACCGACTTCTTGAGCGAGAGCTTCGACGCGAAGCGCTTCGTCGGGCAGGGTGACCGCGAAGGCAGCGACGGGATGACCCAGACCGAACAGAAGGACGTCCTCGATGACTTCCGCGCGGGCGAGTTCGAAGTGCTCGTTTCCACCTCCGTCGCCGAGGAGGGACTGGACGTCCCCGAAGTCGACCTCGTGCTCTTTTATGAACCCGTGCCGACGGCGATCCGATCCATCCAGCGCAAGGGCCGAACGGGTCGCCAGTCAGAAGGCCGCGTCGTCGTCCTCATGGCCGAAGACACCCGCGACGAGGCGTACTTCTGGATCTCCCAGCGCCGCGAAAAGGAGATGGAGTCAGAGTTGCGCGAACTCAAGGGGATGGCCGACGACCTGAAAGACGAACTCGACGACTCCCAGCAGGCGCTCTCGGATTTCGACGGCGAAACCGGCACGGACGACGAGAGCGAAGTGAAAGTAGACACTAGACAAGTCGAAGTCGACGCAGTCGGCGATTCTTCCAGTGGAAATGAGGGGGTTTCGACACAGCCCGGACTCGAGGATTACGCTGGTGATGCAAACTCGAGCGACGCCGAAGACGACAGCAGCGATGTCGAAACCCACGAACCGGCCGCCGAGGGCGACCAGATTGCAATCGTCGCCGACCAGCGCGAGATGGACGCCACCATCGCCCGCGACCTCTCGAGGCGCGACGAGATCGACATCACGCTCGAGACGCTCGAGGTCGGCGACTACGTGCTCTCGGATCGTGTCGTCGTCGAGCGAAAGTCGGTTGCGGACTTCGTCGACTCGCTGGTCGGCAGCGACCGCTCGATGTTCGAGCAGGTCGGCTCGATGGCGCGTCACTACTCCCGACCACTCGTCGTCGTCGAGGGCGACGGCCTGTACGAACAGCGCGACATTCACCCGAACGCGATTCGGGGCGCGCTCTCGAGTCTCGCGGTCGATTTCGACGCGAGCATCCTCCGGACCGAGGGCGAAGACGAGACGACCGAACTGCTCGCAGTGATCGCCGGGCGCGAACAGCAAACGAGCGACCGCGAGGTGTCCGTCCACGGCGAGAAACAGGCCAAGACGCTCGCCGAGCAACAGGAGTACGTCGTCTCCTCGATTGCCGAAATCGGCCCTGTCACGGCGCGCTCGCTGCTTGAGGAGTTCGGCACCGTCGAAGCGATCATGATCGCGAG
- a CDS encoding HTTM domain-containing protein, with protein sequence MATAGSPLRRTLQRTRAYLERCVRIDTRSLAVFRIFAAFLILADLALRSRNFTYFYTDEGVVPRSLVFEATSDPGWSIYHLTTDPTLIAGLFVLQALFAIQLLVGYKTRIATIISFLFVISLDHHNPFVLSYADTLFRLLLFWAIFLPLGERWSIDAVHNDRDPRVAVSSLASAFILGQMLYMYITNGLIKSQSDVWGTVDAAPLVLGLDEMTYLLGDTIREFQTLLGFGGVLWYYMLVFAWLLLFLRGRLRMAMVGLFVGGHLSFALTVRIGAFAYVALAGLVLFLQPQFWRDTAALCERLGLETERLAARTEPLERLAARVPNPRIGGERATRLRESAYTVSIGLVLVTILFVAVMMVANIGFVVAESATGTDEPDRALEYQVEDAVQETLTETAGVTQVESTASKLGIDQPIGWGVFAGPDPRTTDRYHVFAAETANGERLDVYNDRPLSYERPGQELQTQHGTYRERFYMNSVRRGGTTDPVAEHLAAHLCEQWAADNGEELEAISMYVVNEEVTRETITDPTDRDRTASYFYRHGCGENSPRIIQEPGDGL encoded by the coding sequence ATGGCAACCGCCGGCTCCCCCCTCCGTCGAACGCTCCAGCGCACTCGAGCGTACCTCGAGCGGTGCGTTCGGATCGATACGCGGTCGCTCGCTGTTTTTCGGATCTTCGCGGCCTTCCTAATCCTCGCAGATCTCGCACTGCGCTCGCGGAACTTTACGTACTTTTACACCGACGAGGGCGTCGTGCCGCGCTCGCTCGTCTTTGAGGCGACAAGCGATCCCGGCTGGTCGATCTATCACCTGACGACGGATCCAACGCTCATCGCGGGGCTGTTCGTCCTGCAAGCGTTGTTCGCGATCCAGTTGCTCGTCGGCTACAAGACGCGCATCGCGACGATCATCTCGTTTCTGTTCGTCATCTCGCTCGATCATCACAACCCGTTCGTCCTGAGCTACGCCGACACGCTGTTTCGGCTGTTGTTGTTCTGGGCGATCTTCCTCCCGCTGGGCGAACGCTGGTCGATTGATGCCGTCCACAACGACCGTGATCCCCGCGTGGCCGTCTCGAGTCTCGCCAGCGCGTTCATCCTCGGCCAGATGCTCTACATGTACATCACGAACGGGCTGATCAAGTCCCAGTCCGACGTCTGGGGCACCGTCGACGCAGCCCCGCTCGTGCTCGGCCTCGACGAAATGACGTACCTGCTCGGCGATACGATCCGCGAGTTCCAGACCCTGCTCGGCTTCGGCGGCGTCCTGTGGTACTACATGCTCGTGTTCGCGTGGCTACTGCTCTTCCTGCGCGGACGCCTGCGGATGGCGATGGTCGGCCTGTTCGTCGGCGGCCACCTCTCGTTCGCGCTCACGGTCCGCATCGGCGCGTTCGCCTACGTCGCACTCGCTGGCCTCGTCCTGTTCCTCCAGCCGCAGTTCTGGCGGGACACAGCCGCCCTCTGCGAACGCCTCGGACTCGAGACCGAGCGATTAGCCGCGCGAACGGAGCCACTCGAGCGACTCGCGGCTCGCGTCCCCAACCCCCGAATCGGCGGCGAGCGCGCAACTCGACTGCGCGAATCCGCCTACACGGTAAGCATCGGACTCGTCCTCGTGACGATCCTGTTCGTCGCCGTGATGATGGTCGCAAACATCGGCTTCGTCGTCGCCGAGTCAGCGACCGGTACCGACGAACCCGACCGCGCACTCGAGTATCAGGTCGAAGACGCGGTTCAGGAGACGTTAACGGAGACGGCGGGCGTGACACAGGTCGAATCGACGGCGTCGAAACTGGGGATCGATCAGCCGATTGGCTGGGGTGTCTTCGCCGGGCCCGATCCGCGGACAACGGATCGATATCACGTCTTCGCCGCGGAGACGGCAAACGGCGAGCGCCTCGACGTCTACAACGACCGGCCGCTCTCTTACGAGCGCCCCGGCCAGGAGTTACAGACTCAACACGGCACCTACCGCGAGCGCTTCTACATGAACAGCGTCCGTCGCGGCGGCACGACCGATCCGGTCGCCGAACACTTAGCCGCCCACCTCTGTGAGCAGTGGGCCGCCGACAACGGCGAGGAACTCGAGGCGATTTCGATGTACGTCGTCAACGAGGAGGTCACCCGCGAGACGATCACCGATCCGACGGATCGCGACCGCACGGCATCGTATTTCTACCGGCACGGCTGTGGCGAGAACTCGCCGCGAATCATCCAAGAGCCGGGCGACGGTCTGTAG
- a CDS encoding diacylglycerol/polyprenol kinase family protein has translation MADELKRRLVHASGSGLVALYLLANYLELGLTWDYFRVLMVVLSLGVIGLEFLRLRVGLEWAIYDKLTRDYEQDQFAGYGYYMVSMTVAVLVFQPAIALPAMLMLALGDPISGAVSDDSLKTVKGPQVLVTMFVVSAIIAAPFLYESPLAVFAAALGATIADGIKVRIGDFIVDDNLTIPVYASVLAWLALDLSPL, from the coding sequence ATGGCCGACGAACTCAAACGGCGACTCGTCCACGCAAGCGGCTCCGGGCTGGTCGCGCTCTATCTCCTCGCAAACTACCTCGAGCTCGGGCTCACCTGGGACTACTTCCGCGTGCTGATGGTCGTCCTCTCGCTCGGCGTCATCGGCCTCGAGTTCCTGCGGCTCCGCGTCGGCCTCGAGTGGGCGATTTATGACAAACTGACCCGCGACTACGAGCAGGACCAGTTCGCCGGCTACGGCTACTACATGGTGAGCATGACGGTGGCCGTCCTCGTCTTCCAGCCGGCGATTGCGCTGCCGGCGATGTTGATGCTCGCACTCGGCGATCCGATCAGCGGCGCGGTCTCTGATGACTCGCTCAAGACGGTCAAGGGACCGCAGGTGCTCGTGACGATGTTCGTCGTCAGCGCGATTATCGCCGCACCGTTTCTCTACGAGTCGCCGCTGGCCGTTTTCGCGGCCGCCCTCGGTGCGACCATCGCCGACGGCATCAAGGTCCGAATCGGCGACTTCATCGTCGACGACAACCTGACGATTCCGGTCTACGCGTCCGTGCTGGCGTGGCTCGCACTCGATCTTTCGCCGCTGTAG
- a CDS encoding DedA family protein has translation MIATIEGIVVLLQALAVPIFLLLFYFDGMVIGKLAPPATFYLAYVVLVSPTDLALFVAAGLSALAATLGQFTLYRGFNADSPEYFGIRRRVPYADQVPVVIHERIGERRLRVATRLFDRFGATALVVTNAIPGVRSLLSIPAGLSGYPAGRFLVCSMIGNGLYLALLTAVAWGLLDLAAAWW, from the coding sequence GTGATAGCCACCATTGAGGGAATCGTCGTCCTGTTGCAGGCTCTTGCGGTTCCGATTTTCCTGTTGTTATTTTATTTTGACGGGATGGTGATCGGCAAACTCGCTCCGCCAGCGACGTTCTATCTCGCCTACGTCGTCCTCGTTTCTCCCACTGATTTGGCTCTGTTCGTGGCTGCAGGGTTGTCAGCCTTGGCGGCTACGCTCGGACAGTTTACCCTATACCGCGGCTTCAACGCGGATAGTCCCGAATACTTCGGGATCCGCAGACGGGTTCCGTACGCCGATCAGGTCCCGGTGGTGATCCACGAGCGGATCGGCGAACGGCGGTTGCGCGTGGCCACTCGACTGTTTGATCGGTTCGGTGCAACCGCACTCGTAGTCACGAACGCAATTCCAGGTGTTCGGTCGCTGTTGAGTATTCCAGCCGGACTGAGCGGTTATCCTGCCGGTCGATTTCTCGTCTGTTCGATGATCGGGAACGGCCTCTATCTCGCTCTCCTGACCGCCGTCGCCTGGGGACTGCTCGACCTCGCTGCAGCCTGGTGGTGA